A genomic region of Miscanthus floridulus cultivar M001 chromosome 3, ASM1932011v1, whole genome shotgun sequence contains the following coding sequences:
- the LOC136544942 gene encoding gibberellin 2-beta-dioxygenase 5-like: MSKLAQRLAGILVADLGDSIGEDTAVVSRCTRSTCFLRLNRYPPCAAPSGAYGLCPHTDSDFLTILHQDGVGGLQLVKAGRWVAVKPNPGALIVNVGDLLQAWSNDRYRSVEHRVMASAARERFSVAFFLCPSYDTLIRPLCGAGGPPRYESFTFGEYRNQIR, translated from the coding sequence ATGTCGAAGCTGGCGCAGCGGCTGGCAGGGATCCTCGTCGCTGACCTAGGCGACAGCATCGGCGAGGACACGGCGGTGGTGTCGCGGTGCACGCGGAGCACCTGCTTCCTACGGCTGAACAGGTACCCGCCGTGCGCGGCACCCAGCGGCGCCTACGGGCTGTGCCCGCACACGGACAGCGACTTCCTCACCATCCTGCACCAGGACGGCGTCGGCGGCCTCCAGCTCGTCAAGGCCGGCCGGTGGGTCGCCGTCAAGCCAAACCCCGGCGCGCTCATCGTCAACGTGGGCGACCTCCTGCAGGCGTGGAGCAACGACCGCTACCGGAGCGTCGAGCACCGGGTCATGGCCAGCGCCGCGCGGGAGCGGTTCTCCGTCGCCTTCTTCCTCTGTCCCAGCTACGACACGCTCATCCGGCCACTCTGCGGCGCCGGCGGACCTCCTCGCTATGAGAGCTTCACCTTCGGGGAGTACCGGAACCAGATCAGGTAG
- the LOC136544943 gene encoding DDRGK domain-containing protein 1-like: protein MDAGGGGVLAAVLCTLLVFAIFPLLLWRRRSDAAANNHRLPPQPLQEDQVLHGRAAARRMRRRPGAAGAGSSAASTSRSVVEDDAESDEEEVPEGRNVPRSSKKEKKRQEREAQRQAEEAARDSRRSKQDRYDEMRRKKDEEREAQERQLEEEARARKAKEVEAAALEFEKWKGAFSVDAEGTTESETQDDGQGLLHNFVEYIKKQKCVPLEDLAAEFRMRTQDCINRIVTLESMDRLSGVMDDRGKFIYISTEEMKAVAEYIRKQGRVSISHLANNSNQFIDLEPKAQYEEESQQDDSAAAGTEP from the exons ATGGACGCCGGCGGGGGCGGCGTCTTGGCCGCCGTGCTCTGCACGCTGCTAGTCTTCGCCATCTTCCCCCTCCTCCTCTGGCGCCGTCGCTCTGATGCCGCCGCCAATAACCACCGCCTCCCGCCCCAGCCCCTCCAGGAGGATCAGGTGCTGCACGGTCGCGCGGCGGCGCGACGGATGCGTCGGAGGCCTGGGGCTGCCGGAGCAGGCTCGTCTGCCGCGTCAACCAGCCGCAGTG TTGTAGAGGACGACGCGGagagtgatgaggaggaggtcccCGAAGGTCGCAACGTCCCCAGATCCtccaaaaaggagaagaaaaggcaaGAGCGAGAGGCACAGCGTCAG GCTGAAGAAGCTGCACGGGATTCAAGGAGGAGTAAACAAGACCGATACGAcgagatgaggaggaagaaggatgaGGAGCGTGAGGCACAAGAGAGGCAATTG GAAGAAGAAGCTAGGGCACGGAAAGCAAAGGAAGTTGAGGCTGCTGCTTTAGAGTTTGAGAAATGGAAAGGGGCCTTTTCTGTTGATGCTGAAGGTACAACAGAGAGTGAGACACAAGACGATGGTCAGGGTTTGCTCCACAACTTTGTGGAATACATCAAG AAGCAGAAGTGTGTTCCCCTAGAGGACCTGGCTGCAGAGTTCAGGATGCGAACCCAG GACTGCATCAACCGAATTGTTACTCTGGAAAGCATGG ATAGGTTATCTGGTGTGATGGATGATCGTGGGAAGTTCATCTACATCTCCACTGAAGAGATGAAGGCAGTTGCAGAGTACATCAGGAAACAAGGGAGAGTGAGCATATCACATCTGGCCAACAACTCAAACCAGTTTATCGATTTGGAGCCGAAGGCCCAGTACGAGGAGGAGAGCCAGCAAGATGACAGTGCAGCAGCAGGCACAGAACCATGA